A genomic stretch from Anaerococcus mediterraneensis includes:
- a CDS encoding TIGR01212 family radical SAM protein (This family includes YhcC from E. coli K-12, an uncharacterized radical SAM protein.) yields MIEINKKRYRDFDSYMKIKFGKKIIKLPIDGGFSCPNRINGKKGCLFCSERGSGEWTCGENSIKNQIDFQKARLAKPGRDEAYLAYFQNFTNTYDSVARLRDLYYSALDCDDIIGLAIATRADCLSDEVLDLLAEINKEYFLILELGMQSVNDDTIRLINRGYDHKTFDQGLRKLINMGIYTLVHIIVGLPYEDEYDFMAGISYINEARPWGIKIHNLYIEKDTRIADFYEKNKLDYDMDLDTYVRIVVAMVRNLDPSIVINRLSGDGIRENILYPAWSKNKAKILTSIDKYMKDNDYRQGDLWKEN; encoded by the coding sequence ATGATTGAGATAAATAAAAAAAGATATAGGGATTTTGATTCTTATATGAAGATAAAATTTGGCAAAAAAATTATAAAACTGCCTATAGACGGGGGATTTTCTTGTCCAAACCGTATAAATGGCAAAAAGGGTTGTTTGTTTTGTTCTGAAAGAGGGTCTGGTGAGTGGACTTGCGGTGAGAATTCTATAAAAAATCAGATTGATTTTCAAAAAGCAAGGTTAGCAAAACCAGGCAGAGATGAAGCGTACCTGGCTTATTTCCAAAATTTTACCAATACTTATGATTCGGTAGCAAGGCTTAGGGACCTTTATTATTCTGCCCTAGACTGCGATGACATCATAGGGCTAGCTATAGCAACCAGGGCTGATTGCCTGTCAGATGAGGTTTTGGACTTGTTAGCTGAGATTAACAAAGAATATTTTTTGATTCTTGAGCTTGGGATGCAAAGTGTAAATGATGATACGATTAGGCTTATAAATAGGGGGTATGATCACAAAACTTTTGATCAGGGGCTTAGAAAACTTATAAATATGGGTATATATACTTTAGTTCATATAATTGTAGGCTTGCCTTATGAGGATGAGTATGATTTTATGGCTGGGATTTCTTATATAAATGAAGCTAGGCCTTGGGGGATCAAAATACACAACCTTTATATAGAAAAAGATACAAGGATAGCAGATTTTTATGAGAAAAACAAGCTTGACTATGACATGGACTTAGATACTTATGTCAGGATAGTGGTAGCCATGGTCAGAAATCTAGACCCGTCTATTGTTATAAACAGGCTATCAGGAGATGGGATTAGGGAAAATATACTCTACCCAGCCTGGTCCAAAAATAAGGCGAAAATCCTTACAAGCATTGACAAATATATGAAGGATAATGATTACAGACAGGGGGATTTATGGAAAGAAAATTAG
- a CDS encoding TIGR02206 family membrane protein — translation MEYFFRHRPDQGFDFNMGLVRLGLIFFLIFIYKVRNKKQTLPILLSLSAIMQLVLFFWYTKDPDLFIKEGLPLYHCRIAGLMIPIAYLIKKENIESYFANLAIIGTLVAFAIPDPSKFAWPHITNITYVANHYLLIGSGLLIGIKNKKDLDIKNILIISLGMNILISMVNLKLNTNYGYLSQVPIPGLENLPKGLIFFAMTILISLVIYAIEKSKNIIRESQINIKIADIINK, via the coding sequence ATGGAATATTTTTTTAGACATAGGCCTGACCAAGGTTTTGACTTCAACATGGGCCTAGTAAGGTTGGGCCTAATATTTTTCTTGATTTTCATCTACAAGGTCAGAAACAAAAAACAAACATTGCCAATACTTCTAAGCCTATCTGCCATCATGCAGCTAGTTTTATTTTTCTGGTACACCAAAGACCCAGATCTTTTCATAAAAGAGGGCCTACCCCTCTATCATTGTAGGATAGCAGGACTTATGATACCTATTGCCTACCTTATAAAAAAAGAAAATATAGAGTCCTACTTTGCAAATCTGGCAATAATCGGCACCCTAGTAGCCTTTGCTATCCCAGACCCATCCAAATTTGCCTGGCCCCACATCACAAACATCACCTATGTAGCAAACCACTACCTACTCATAGGATCAGGACTTTTGATAGGCATAAAAAACAAAAAAGACTTGGATATAAAAAATATTTTAATAATAAGCCTAGGGATGAATATCCTAATATCTATGGTAAACTTAAAGCTAAATACAAACTACGGCTACCTAAGCCAGGTCCCGATACCAGGACTTGAAAACCTACCCAAAGGACTAATATTTTTTGCCATGACCATACTCATAAGCCTAGTCATATACGCAATAGAAAAATCCAAAAATATCATAAGAGAAAGTCAGATAAATATAAAAATTGCAGACATAATAAACAAGTAA
- a CDS encoding helix-turn-helix transcriptional regulator, whose protein sequence is MTRNFRDTLNKELKKADFKEEWDRLEPEFQIIKSILDSRNELGMTQKDLSEITGIHQSEISKIENGNANPSVKTLERIANAFGKKLKIGFEN, encoded by the coding sequence ATGACTAGAAATTTTAGAGATACATTAAATAAAGAGCTTAAAAAGGCAGATTTCAAAGAAGAATGGGATAGGTTGGAGCCAGAATTTCAGATTATAAAGTCTATTCTCGATAGTAGAAATGAGCTGGGTATGACACAAAAAGATCTATCTGAGATCACAGGGATCCACCAAAGCGAGATCAGCAAAATTGAAAATGGCAACGCAAATCCATCTGTGAAAACTTTGGAGAGAATAGCGAATGCTTTTGGGAAAAAATTAAAAATTGGTTTTGAAAACTAG